The Micromonospora sediminicola genome contains a region encoding:
- a CDS encoding sporulation protein, with protein sequence MVFKKMLSAFGVGGPSVDTVLTNPNTRPGLALDGHVNLVGGDAPARIEQITLGLVTRVEIEGGDTEYAGVMEFHRMPVSGAFELAPKQQLAIPFQMPVPWETPVTDVYGQRLRGMTMGLRTELAVARAVDKSDLDQVSVHPLPIHERILDAFQALGFRFKHADLERGHIYGVPQTLPFYQEIEFFAAPQYAQTVNEVELTFVTSQQGVEVILECDKRGGFLSAGHDAFGRYSIPHSDAARTDWTQVVDGWLRETTSRYGGLRAQGFGAPHGHPGYPGHHGHRGSGMGGMMAGAALGVAGGLVAGEMLEDAFEGDDGGDFGEE encoded by the coding sequence ATGGTCTTCAAGAAGATGCTCAGCGCGTTCGGCGTGGGTGGCCCGAGCGTCGACACCGTGCTGACCAACCCGAACACCCGGCCGGGCCTGGCCCTGGACGGGCACGTCAACCTGGTCGGCGGCGACGCTCCGGCGCGGATCGAGCAGATCACCCTCGGCCTGGTCACCCGGGTCGAGATCGAGGGCGGCGACACCGAGTACGCCGGCGTCATGGAGTTCCACCGGATGCCGGTCAGCGGCGCGTTCGAGCTGGCCCCGAAGCAGCAGCTCGCCATCCCGTTCCAGATGCCGGTGCCGTGGGAGACCCCGGTCACCGACGTCTACGGGCAGCGGCTGCGCGGCATGACCATGGGCCTGCGCACCGAGCTGGCGGTGGCCCGGGCGGTGGACAAGTCCGACCTGGACCAGGTGTCGGTGCACCCGCTGCCGATCCACGAGCGGATCCTGGACGCCTTCCAGGCGCTGGGCTTCCGGTTCAAGCACGCCGACCTGGAGCGCGGCCACATCTACGGGGTCCCGCAGACGTTGCCGTTCTACCAGGAGATCGAGTTCTTCGCCGCGCCGCAGTACGCGCAGACGGTCAACGAGGTCGAGCTGACGTTCGTGACCAGCCAGCAGGGTGTCGAGGTGATCCTGGAGTGCGACAAGCGCGGCGGCTTCCTCAGCGCCGGGCACGACGCCTTCGGCCGGTACTCCATCCCGCACAGCGACGCCGCGCGCACCGACTGGACCCAGGTGGTCGACGGCTGGCTGCGCGAGACCACGTCCCGCTACGGCGGCCTGCGCGCCCAGGGCTTCGGCGCGCCGCACGGCCACCCCGGCTACCCGGGACACCACGGTCACCGGGGCTCCGGGATGGGCGGCATGATGGCCGGCGCCGCGCTCGGTGTGGCCGGCGGTCTGGTCGCCGGCGAGATGCTCGAGGACGCCTTCGAGGGCGACGACGGCGGGGACTTCGGCGAGGAGTGA
- a CDS encoding DeoR/GlpR family DNA-binding transcription regulator, whose protein sequence is MLAQQRQSAILELIRQRGGVRVSHLVSRFGVSDMTIRRDLEVLAERGLVDKVHGGATLAGPGSTEEPGFAAKSARQRAEKQAIVERAAGLVEPGMAVALSAGTTTAALAARLAEVRGLTVVTNSIPVADALYQNPRADQTVVLTGGIRTPSDALTGPVAEAAIAALNVDLLFLGVHGMSQRTGFTTPNLLEAAVNRRLIGAARRLVVLADHTKWETIGIATIAPLEEADVLITDGGLPVEARRQLGEQVGELIVVPTD, encoded by the coding sequence ATGCTGGCCCAGCAACGGCAGAGCGCCATCCTGGAACTGATCCGCCAGCGCGGCGGCGTCCGGGTCAGCCACCTGGTCAGCCGCTTCGGCGTGTCGGACATGACCATCCGGCGGGACCTGGAGGTGCTCGCCGAACGCGGCCTGGTCGACAAGGTGCACGGCGGGGCGACGCTGGCCGGCCCCGGCTCGACCGAGGAGCCCGGCTTCGCGGCCAAGTCGGCCCGGCAGCGGGCCGAGAAGCAGGCGATCGTGGAGCGGGCCGCCGGGCTGGTCGAGCCGGGCATGGCCGTGGCGCTCTCCGCCGGCACCACCACCGCCGCGCTGGCCGCCCGGCTCGCCGAGGTACGCGGGCTGACCGTGGTCACCAACTCGATCCCGGTCGCCGACGCGCTCTACCAGAATCCCCGCGCCGACCAGACCGTCGTGCTCACCGGCGGCATCCGGACCCCGTCGGACGCGCTGACCGGCCCGGTCGCCGAGGCCGCCATCGCCGCGCTCAACGTCGACCTGCTCTTCCTCGGCGTGCACGGGATGAGCCAGCGCACCGGCTTCACCACCCCCAACCTGTTGGAGGCGGCGGTGAACCGCCGTCTGATCGGGGCCGCCCGCCGGCTGGTCGTGCTCGCCGACCACACGAAGTGGGAGACCATCGGTATCGCCACCATCGCCCCGCTGGAGGAGGCCGACGTGCTCATCACCGACGGCGGCCTTCCGGTCGAGGCCCGCCGCCAGCTCGGCGAGCAGGTGGGCGAACTGATCGTCGTCCCCACCGACTGA
- a CDS encoding beta-galactosidase codes for MRNWHGEGIWYGADYNPEQWPEEVWAEDVALMRQAGVNLVSVGIFSWALLEPAPDRYEFGWLDRALDLLHAGGIRVDLATATASPPPWLAHRHPETLPRRADGAVLWPGGRQAYCPSSPVFRDRSLRLVEAVARRYAAHPSVVLWHVSNELGCHNVHCYCDVSAEAFRRWLRERYGDLDALNAAWGTAFWSQRYHDWAEVNPPRAAPTFANPTQQLDFLRFSSDEQRAQLRAERELLNRLVPQPVTTNFMIGTGIKYLDYHSWASDVDVVANDHYLTAADPRPQVNLALAADQTRGVAGGAPWLLMEHSTSAVNWQPRNIAKTPGQMRRNSLAHVARGADGVLFFQWRASRAGAEKFHSALVPHAGPDTKVFREVRRLGADLRALAEVRGSRVAADVALLFDYEAWWGAELDSHPSVDVTYTDRLAALHGALWRAGVTADVVHPSADLSRYRLVLAPTLYLTRDADADALRRFVEAGGTALVTYFSGIVDEHDHIRLGGYPGAFRDLLGVRTEEFFPLRAGETVRLDDGARADVWTEWLHAEGAEVLAAYADGPLPGVPALTRHAVGAGAAWYVGTRLDDAATDRLVARLLAEAGVRPPVAAPAGVEVVRRRSAERSWLFVVNHTDGSARLPATGVELLSGERCDGELVVPAGEVAVVREVEV; via the coding sequence ATGCGGAACTGGCACGGCGAGGGCATCTGGTACGGCGCCGACTACAACCCGGAGCAGTGGCCCGAGGAGGTGTGGGCCGAGGACGTCGCGCTGATGCGCCAGGCCGGGGTCAACCTGGTGTCGGTCGGCATCTTCTCCTGGGCCCTGCTGGAGCCCGCCCCGGACCGGTACGAGTTCGGCTGGCTGGACCGCGCGCTCGACCTGCTGCACGCCGGCGGGATCCGCGTCGACCTGGCCACCGCCACCGCCAGCCCGCCACCGTGGCTGGCCCACCGGCACCCGGAGACGCTGCCCCGGCGTGCCGACGGCGCCGTGCTGTGGCCCGGCGGCCGGCAGGCGTACTGCCCCAGCTCACCGGTGTTCCGGGACCGCTCGCTCCGCCTGGTCGAGGCGGTGGCGCGGCGCTACGCGGCACACCCGTCGGTCGTCCTCTGGCACGTCTCCAACGAACTGGGCTGTCACAACGTGCACTGCTACTGCGACGTCAGCGCCGAGGCGTTCCGGCGCTGGCTGCGCGAGCGCTACGGCGACCTGGACGCGCTCAACGCCGCCTGGGGCACCGCGTTCTGGAGCCAGCGCTACCACGACTGGGCCGAGGTGAACCCGCCGCGCGCCGCGCCGACGTTCGCCAACCCGACGCAGCAACTGGACTTCCTGCGCTTCTCCTCCGACGAGCAACGCGCCCAGCTGCGCGCCGAGCGGGAGCTGCTGAACCGGCTCGTCCCGCAGCCGGTGACCACCAACTTCATGATCGGCACCGGCATCAAGTATCTGGACTACCACTCGTGGGCGTCGGACGTGGACGTGGTCGCCAACGACCACTACCTCACCGCCGCCGACCCGCGACCGCAGGTGAACCTCGCGCTCGCCGCCGACCAGACCCGGGGCGTGGCGGGCGGCGCGCCGTGGCTGCTGATGGAGCACTCCACCAGCGCGGTCAACTGGCAGCCCCGCAACATCGCCAAGACGCCCGGTCAGATGCGGCGCAACAGCCTCGCCCACGTGGCCCGTGGCGCCGACGGGGTGCTCTTCTTCCAGTGGCGCGCCTCCCGGGCCGGCGCGGAGAAGTTCCACTCCGCGCTGGTCCCGCACGCCGGGCCGGACACCAAGGTGTTCCGCGAGGTCCGCCGGCTCGGCGCCGACCTGCGGGCGCTGGCCGAGGTACGCGGCAGCCGGGTCGCCGCCGACGTCGCGCTGCTGTTCGACTACGAGGCCTGGTGGGGCGCGGAACTCGACTCCCACCCGAGCGTCGACGTCACCTACACCGACCGGCTCGCCGCGCTGCACGGCGCGCTCTGGCGGGCCGGGGTCACCGCCGACGTGGTGCACCCGTCGGCGGATCTGTCCCGCTACCGGCTCGTCCTGGCGCCCACGCTCTACCTGACCCGCGACGCCGACGCCGACGCGCTGCGCCGCTTCGTCGAGGCGGGCGGCACCGCGCTGGTCACCTACTTCAGCGGCATCGTCGACGAGCACGACCACATCCGGCTCGGCGGCTACCCCGGCGCGTTCCGCGACCTGCTCGGCGTACGCACCGAGGAGTTCTTCCCCCTGCGCGCCGGCGAGACGGTCCGCCTCGACGACGGCGCCCGCGCCGACGTGTGGACCGAGTGGCTGCACGCCGAGGGCGCCGAGGTGCTCGCCGCGTACGCCGACGGGCCCTTGCCCGGCGTGCCGGCGCTGACCCGCCACGCGGTCGGCGCGGGCGCCGCCTGGTACGTCGGTACCCGGCTCGACGACGCGGCCACCGACCGGCTGGTGGCCCGGCTGCTCGCCGAGGCCGGCGTGCGGCCGCCGGTGGCCGCGCCGGCCGGGGTGGAGGTGGTCCGCCGCCGCTCGGCCGAGCGGAGCTGGCTGTTCGTGGTCAACCACACCGACGGGTCGGCCCGGCTGCCGGCCACCGGCGTCGAGCTGCTCAGCGGCGAGCGGTGCGACGGCGAGCTGGTGGTGCCGGCGGGGGAGGTGGCGGTGGTCCGCGAGGTGGAGGTCTGA
- a CDS encoding ABC transporter substrate-binding protein: MSRPRSQAEYLARLVPPSVAGLNRRSLLAGAAGAGALLGTGLLAGCGDSDSGSGGDAKSVSLGSNQSDPKPKDVVAKVMDGFKTSSGVTVAVNTVDHNTFQENINNYLQGKPDDVFTWFAGYRMRFFAAKGLAGDLSDVWGKLDGYSDAFKKASTGDDGKQYFVPASYYPWAVFYRKSVWQQRGYQVPKTLDDLNTLGAQMKKDGLNPIAFADKDGWPAMGTFDVLNLRINGYQFHIDLMAGKEAWTSDRVKKVFDTWAGLLPLHQPDSLGRTWQEAAQSLQQKKSGMYLLGLFVGQQFSGADLEDLDFFTFPEIDSTIGAKALDAPIDGYMMARKPKSKDAAEKLLTYLGSKDAANITVKNDPSTLVANSGADTAGYTALQKKAAELVGSATEIAQFLDRDTRPDFASTVIIPALQQFIKDPKDISGLLTSVENQKKSIFTS; the protein is encoded by the coding sequence GTGTCCCGTCCCCGCTCGCAGGCCGAGTACCTCGCCCGGCTCGTACCCCCCTCCGTCGCCGGCCTGAACCGGCGCTCCCTGCTGGCCGGCGCGGCCGGCGCGGGCGCGCTGCTCGGCACCGGCCTGCTCGCCGGCTGCGGCGACTCCGACTCCGGTTCCGGCGGGGACGCCAAGAGCGTCTCGCTCGGCTCGAACCAGTCGGACCCGAAGCCCAAGGACGTCGTCGCCAAGGTGATGGACGGCTTCAAGACGTCCTCCGGGGTGACCGTCGCCGTCAACACGGTCGACCACAACACGTTCCAGGAGAACATCAACAACTATCTGCAGGGCAAGCCGGACGACGTCTTCACCTGGTTCGCCGGCTACCGGATGCGGTTCTTCGCGGCCAAGGGCCTGGCCGGTGACCTCAGCGACGTGTGGGGCAAGCTCGACGGCTACTCCGACGCGTTCAAGAAGGCGTCGACCGGCGACGACGGCAAGCAGTACTTCGTGCCGGCGTCCTACTACCCGTGGGCGGTCTTCTACCGCAAGTCGGTCTGGCAGCAGCGCGGTTACCAGGTGCCCAAGACGCTGGACGACCTGAACACGCTCGGCGCGCAGATGAAGAAGGACGGGCTGAACCCGATCGCCTTCGCCGACAAGGACGGCTGGCCGGCGATGGGCACGTTCGACGTCCTCAACCTGCGGATCAACGGCTACCAGTTCCACATCGACCTGATGGCCGGCAAGGAGGCGTGGACCTCCGACAGGGTCAAGAAGGTCTTCGACACCTGGGCCGGCCTGCTCCCCCTGCACCAGCCGGACTCGCTCGGCCGCACCTGGCAGGAGGCCGCCCAGTCGCTGCAGCAGAAGAAGAGCGGCATGTACCTGCTCGGTCTCTTCGTCGGCCAGCAGTTCAGCGGCGCCGACCTGGAGGACCTGGACTTCTTCACCTTCCCCGAGATCGACTCCACGATCGGCGCGAAGGCCCTGGACGCGCCGATCGACGGCTACATGATGGCGCGCAAGCCGAAGTCCAAGGACGCGGCGGAGAAGCTGCTGACGTACCTGGGTTCGAAGGACGCCGCGAACATCACCGTGAAGAACGACCCGAGCACGCTGGTCGCCAACAGCGGCGCGGACACCGCCGGCTACACCGCGCTGCAGAAGAAGGCCGCCGAACTGGTCGGCTCGGCCACCGAGATCGCCCAGTTCCTCGACCGGGACACCCGGCCGGACTTCGCCTCCACCGTGATCATCCCGGCGTTGCAGCAGTTCATCAAGGACCCGAAGGACATCAGCGGGCTGCTCACCAGCGTCGAGAACCAGAAAAAGTCGATCTTCACCAGCTGA